A stretch of the Massilia varians genome encodes the following:
- a CDS encoding cache domain-containing protein yields the protein MKLRQKVIVLAIGPLILALCAIALFVRQQGAELARQQRATIQQAYLASKEAELRHYVALATQSIGHLVRSGRNDPATLEEAKRILASLSFGDDGYFFVYDMQGRSLMHPRQPELVGTDMWNWVDADGVPTIQRLIERARAGGGFHRYTWAKPSSHRPAPKLGYVVPVAHWGWMMGTGIYLDDVEAALAKVDAQQSRNIGETLLWIAGLAVLTSSAVACGGVVLNLRELRVADAKLKALAQRVVESQEDERARLSRDLHDGISQALVSVKLQLEAGIIRLDGDPAQQLQARGALERTVEQVKEVLCEVRRISHDLRPALLDDLGLAPALDHLAGEFGRHSGMPVRFRAEGAVDALPEMAGTVLFRIAQEALTNVERHAGARRVEMGLVRRGRCLTLSIADDGGGFDAHDIARHPQRGIGLRNMMERMEAIGGRLAIDSSPLGTRVEASIDLEEQT from the coding sequence ATGAAATTAAGGCAGAAGGTCATCGTGCTGGCGATCGGGCCGCTGATCCTGGCGCTGTGCGCCATCGCCCTGTTCGTGCGCCAGCAGGGCGCCGAACTGGCCCGCCAGCAGCGCGCCACCATCCAGCAGGCCTACCTGGCCAGCAAGGAAGCCGAGTTGCGCCATTACGTGGCCCTGGCCACGCAGTCGATCGGCCACCTGGTGCGCAGCGGGCGCAACGATCCTGCCACCCTGGAAGAGGCCAAGCGCATCCTCGCTTCCTTGAGCTTCGGCGACGACGGCTATTTCTTCGTCTACGACATGCAGGGCCGCAGCCTGATGCATCCGCGCCAGCCCGAGCTGGTGGGCACCGATATGTGGAACTGGGTCGACGCCGACGGTGTACCGACCATCCAGCGCCTGATCGAACGGGCCCGCGCCGGCGGAGGCTTTCACCGCTATACCTGGGCCAAGCCATCCTCGCATCGGCCGGCGCCCAAGCTCGGCTACGTGGTGCCGGTGGCGCACTGGGGCTGGATGATGGGCACCGGGATCTACCTGGACGACGTCGAGGCCGCGCTGGCCAAGGTCGATGCCCAGCAGTCGCGCAATATCGGCGAGACCCTGCTGTGGATCGCCGGCCTGGCCGTGTTGACATCAAGCGCGGTGGCCTGCGGGGGCGTCGTGCTCAACCTGCGCGAGTTGCGCGTGGCCGACGCCAAGCTCAAGGCGCTGGCCCAGCGCGTGGTCGAGTCGCAGGAAGACGAGCGCGCGCGCCTGTCGCGCGACCTGCACGACGGGATCAGCCAGGCGCTGGTCTCGGTCAAGCTGCAGCTGGAAGCGGGCATCATCCGCCTGGACGGCGACCCGGCCCAGCAGTTGCAGGCGCGCGGCGCGCTCGAGCGCACCGTCGAGCAGGTGAAGGAGGTGCTGTGCGAAGTGCGCCGCATTTCGCACGACCTGCGCCCGGCGCTGCTGGACGACCTGGGCCTGGCGCCCGCGCTCGATCACCTGGCCGGCGAGTTCGGACGCCACAGCGGCATGCCGGTGCGCTTCCGCGCCGAAGGGGCGGTGGACGCGCTGCCCGAAATGGCCGGCACGGTGCTGTTTCGGATCGCCCAGGAGGCGCTCACCAACGTCGAGCGCCATGCCGGCGCGCGCCGGGTGGAGATGGGCCTGGTGCGGCGCGGCCGCTGCCTGACGCTCAGCATCGCCGACGATGGCGGCGGCTTCGACGCCCACGACATCGCCCGACACCCGCAGCGCGGCATCGGCCTGCGCAACATGATGGAAAGGATGGAAGCGATCGGCGGCCGGCTGGCGATCGATTCCTCGCCGCTCGGCACCCGCGTGGAGGCCAGCATCGATTTGGAAGAGCAGACATGA
- a CDS encoding response regulator transcription factor, whose product MNEASEIKILLVDDHPLVRDGLRARLEAAPRLRVVGEAGSGQEAIAQAGACRPDLVLMDVNMKGGSGIEATARLLQHHPGLAVLVLSMHDKPEYVTQAIQAGARGYVLKDAPGKDIVLAIDTVMGGGIYYSAALARQLASPAASNDVLTVREQQVLEHIAGGESNKQIARALELSVRTVETHRLNIKRKLGIEGQAELIRFAVQHAENRAYV is encoded by the coding sequence ATGAACGAAGCGTCGGAAATTAAGATCCTCCTGGTGGACGACCACCCCCTGGTGCGCGACGGGCTGCGCGCGCGCCTGGAAGCCGCGCCGCGCCTGCGCGTGGTGGGCGAGGCCGGATCCGGCCAGGAAGCCATCGCGCAGGCCGGCGCCTGCCGGCCCGACCTGGTGCTGATGGACGTGAACATGAAGGGCGGCAGCGGCATCGAGGCCACCGCGCGCCTGCTGCAGCACCATCCCGGCCTGGCGGTGCTGGTCCTGTCGATGCACGACAAGCCGGAATACGTCACCCAGGCGATCCAGGCCGGCGCGCGGGGCTATGTGCTCAAGGACGCGCCCGGCAAGGACATCGTGCTGGCGATCGACACCGTGATGGGCGGCGGCATCTACTACAGCGCCGCGCTGGCGCGCCAGTTGGCCAGCCCGGCGGCGTCAAACGACGTCCTGACCGTGCGCGAGCAGCAAGTCCTGGAGCATATCGCCGGCGGCGAATCGAACAAGCAGATTGCCCGCGCGCTCGAACTGTCGGTGCGCACCGTCGAGACCCACCGGCTGAACATCAAGCGCAAGCTCGGCATCGAAGGGCAGGCCGAGCTGATCCGCTTTGCCGTCCAGCACGCCGAAAATCGCGCTTATGTCTGA
- a CDS encoding carbon starvation CstA family protein, translated as MKSMSSALGWIALSILGAFSLGFIAVKQGETINAIWIVAAAVCVYLIAYRFYSRFIAYKALQLDPKRQTPAYKYNDGLDYVPTNKYVLYGHHFAAIAGAGPLVGPVLAAQMGYLPGMMWILAGVVFAGAVQDFIVLFMSTRRDGRSLGDLIKSEMGEIPGLIALLGTFMIMVIILAVLALIVVKALTHSPWGSFTVLATIPIALFMGLYSRYARVGRIGEVSIIGFVLLMLAIVGGQWVHDSPTLAPMFDFTGTQLTWMLIGYGFVASVIPVWLLLAPRDYLSTFLKIGTIVALAIGIVIVAPDLRMPAVTKFIDGSGPVWSGNLFPFLFITIACGAVSGFHALISSGTTPKMIENETHARFIGYGGMLMESFVAIMALVAASTIDPGVYFAMNSPAAVLGTTAHSAAAAVSQMGFVITPETLEQMARDVGENTIISRAGGAPTLAVGMAHILSNVVGGQAMMAFWYHFAILFEALFILTAVDAGTRAGRFMLQDLLGAFAPSLKRTESLPANLLATGLCVAAWGYFLYQGVVDPLGGINTLWPLFGIANQMLAGIALMLGTCVLYKMKRAQYAWITVVPTLWLLACTLTAGWQKIFAADPKVGFLAHADKFQAAHDAGTVLAPAKTIEQMERIIFNDYVNATLSGFFMFVVLAVLVYGVRTVMAARASNSPTAQETPYVAMPAPQVP; from the coding sequence ATGAAAAGCATGTCGAGCGCGCTCGGCTGGATCGCCCTGTCGATCCTGGGCGCATTTTCGCTCGGTTTCATCGCCGTCAAGCAAGGCGAGACCATCAACGCGATCTGGATCGTCGCAGCGGCAGTCTGCGTCTACCTGATCGCCTACCGTTTCTACAGCCGGTTCATCGCCTACAAGGCCCTGCAACTCGATCCCAAGCGCCAGACTCCCGCCTACAAGTACAACGACGGCCTGGACTATGTCCCGACCAACAAGTACGTCCTGTACGGCCACCACTTCGCCGCGATCGCCGGCGCCGGCCCGCTGGTGGGCCCGGTGCTGGCGGCCCAGATGGGCTACCTGCCGGGCATGATGTGGATCCTGGCCGGCGTCGTCTTCGCCGGCGCCGTCCAGGACTTCATCGTGCTGTTCATGTCCACCCGCCGCGACGGCCGTTCGCTCGGCGACCTGATCAAGTCCGAAATGGGCGAGATCCCGGGCCTGATCGCGCTGCTGGGCACCTTCATGATCATGGTCATCATCCTGGCGGTGCTGGCGCTGATCGTGGTGAAGGCGCTGACCCACTCGCCGTGGGGCAGCTTCACCGTGCTGGCGACGATCCCGATCGCGCTGTTCATGGGCCTGTACTCGCGCTACGCGCGCGTCGGCCGCATCGGCGAGGTTTCGATCATCGGCTTCGTGCTCCTGATGCTGGCCATCGTCGGCGGCCAGTGGGTGCACGATTCGCCGACCCTGGCGCCGATGTTCGACTTCACCGGCACCCAGCTGACCTGGATGCTGATCGGCTACGGCTTCGTCGCCTCGGTCATCCCGGTGTGGCTGCTGCTGGCGCCGCGTGACTACCTGTCCACCTTCCTGAAGATCGGCACCATCGTGGCGCTGGCGATCGGCATCGTGATCGTCGCTCCGGACCTGCGCATGCCGGCCGTGACCAAGTTCATCGACGGCAGCGGCCCGGTCTGGTCGGGCAACCTGTTCCCCTTCCTGTTCATCACCATCGCCTGCGGCGCGGTGTCGGGCTTCCACGCGCTGATCTCCTCGGGCACCACCCCGAAGATGATCGAGAACGAAACCCACGCCCGCTTCATCGGCTACGGCGGCATGCTGATGGAATCGTTCGTGGCAATCATGGCGCTGGTGGCAGCAAGCACCATCGACCCGGGCGTGTACTTTGCGATGAACAGCCCGGCCGCGGTGCTGGGCACCACCGCGCACTCGGCGGCCGCCGCGGTGTCGCAGATGGGCTTCGTGATCACCCCCGAAACGCTCGAGCAGATGGCCCGCGACGTCGGCGAGAACACCATCATCTCGCGCGCCGGCGGCGCCCCGACGCTGGCGGTGGGCATGGCCCACATCCTGTCGAACGTGGTGGGCGGCCAGGCCATGATGGCCTTCTGGTACCACTTCGCGATCCTGTTCGAGGCCCTGTTCATCCTGACCGCGGTGGACGCGGGCACCCGCGCCGGCCGCTTCATGCTGCAGGACCTGCTGGGCGCCTTTGCCCCCTCGCTCAAGCGCACCGAGTCGCTCCCGGCCAACCTGCTGGCCACCGGCCTGTGCGTGGCCGCCTGGGGCTACTTCCTGTACCAGGGCGTGGTCGATCCGCTGGGCGGCATCAATACCCTGTGGCCGCTGTTCGGCATCGCCAACCAGATGCTGGCCGGTATCGCGCTGATGCTGGGCACCTGCGTGCTGTACAAGATGAAGCGTGCCCAGTACGCCTGGATCACCGTGGTGCCGACCCTGTGGCTGCTGGCCTGCACCCTGACCGCCGGCTGGCAGAAGATCTTTGCCGCCGATCCGAAGGTCGGGTTCCTGGCCCACGCCGACAAGTTCCAGGCCGCGCACGACGCCGGCACGG
- a CDS encoding EAL and HDOD domain-containing protein, which translates to MAEPDPYSFPLVAIDPVANGQSEWVALCLRVEGGADLPQRLQAVFGTPDLLAAIAPLDALLMLDHPAALSPPVLALMPANRIGFVIAAQALLDEGVGRRLTELHGLGYRLWLDGPPPSGATLPPALRTIARDCARDPMPAGRPAALFGPHLARRVDSAASFSQSEMAGFDWFSGDYPYDPLLAGGDRPDGSSRRRILTLLGLLSRDADSRELEQQLKQDPTLSYHLLKLVNSAAFAVSTQITSFNQAINLLGRRQLQRWLQLLLYARQQADGLPNLLLPLAARRAAQLEALCKATGAERDDCDLAFMAGVFSLLDRLLHMPMTEIVADLNLPEHVSGALLERSGRLGAWLRLTETHPSLEALEAAGIDPAGWWSSQLNAYHWAIQVGRNV; encoded by the coding sequence ATGGCCGAGCCGGACCCTTACTCGTTTCCGCTGGTAGCAATCGACCCGGTCGCCAATGGGCAGAGCGAGTGGGTAGCGCTTTGCCTGCGGGTCGAGGGCGGCGCGGACCTGCCGCAGCGACTGCAGGCCGTGTTCGGCACGCCCGACCTGCTGGCCGCGATCGCTCCGCTCGACGCTCTCCTGATGCTCGACCATCCCGCCGCCTTGAGCCCGCCCGTGCTGGCCCTGATGCCGGCCAACCGCATCGGCTTCGTCATCGCCGCCCAGGCCCTGCTCGACGAGGGCGTCGGGCGCCGCCTCACCGAACTGCACGGACTCGGCTACCGCCTCTGGCTCGACGGCCCGCCGCCAAGCGGCGCCACGCTGCCGCCGGCGCTGCGCACGATCGCGCGCGACTGCGCCCGCGATCCGATGCCGGCAGGGCGGCCGGCCGCGCTGTTCGGCCCGCACCTGGCGCGCCGCGTCGACAGCGCCGCCAGTTTCAGCCAGAGCGAGATGGCCGGCTTCGACTGGTTCAGCGGCGACTACCCGTACGACCCGCTGCTTGCCGGCGGCGACCGGCCGGACGGCAGCTCGCGCCGCCGCATCCTGACCCTGCTCGGCCTGTTGTCGCGCGACGCCGATTCGCGCGAACTCGAGCAGCAGCTCAAGCAGGATCCGACCCTGTCCTATCACCTGCTCAAGCTGGTCAATTCGGCCGCGTTTGCCGTGAGCACCCAGATCACCAGCTTCAACCAGGCCATCAACCTGCTCGGCCGGCGCCAGCTGCAGCGCTGGCTGCAACTGCTGCTGTACGCGCGCCAGCAGGCCGACGGCCTGCCGAACCTGCTGCTGCCGCTGGCGGCACGCCGCGCCGCGCAGCTGGAAGCGCTGTGCAAGGCGACCGGGGCAGAACGCGACGACTGCGACCTGGCCTTCATGGCCGGCGTCTTCTCGCTGCTCGACCGGCTGCTGCACATGCCCATGACGGAGATCGTCGCCGACCTGAACCTGCCGGAGCACGTATCGGGCGCGCTGCTGGAGCGCAGCGGCCGGCTCGGCGCCTGGCTGCGCCTGACGGAAACCCATCCTTCGCTTGAAGCCCTCGAGGCGGCGGGCATCGATCCCGCCGGCTGGTGGAGCAGCCAGTTGAACGCCTATCACTGGGCGATCCAGGTGGGACGCAATGTCTGA